The region ACTTCTCTACTATCCTCCACCACCTTCCGAAGTCCGGGTAGTTGGGAGCTCCCTCGGCTATAACCTGGGTTGCCCCGGCAACTAAGGGGCCGTAAACGATGTAGCTGTGGCCTGTAATCCAGCCCGGGTCGGCGGTGCACCAGTAAACATCGTCTTCTTTAAGGTCGAAAACGGTTTTTACCGAGTAGTAGGTTCCCACCATGTAGCCGCCGGTTGTGTGGAGCACCCCTTTGGGCTTTCCGGTTGAGCCGGAGGTGTAGAGTATGAACAGCGGGTCTTCTGCGTCCATCTCCTCCGGTTCGCAGTAGTCGGGCTCGTTCTCTATGAAGCTGTAGAAGTCAACCTCCTTTTCGCCGATGAGGTCTACCAGGGGCCTGAGCCTCCTCAGGACGACAACCTTTTCAACTGTGGGAAGGTCGAGGATTGCCTGGTCTACTATCTGTTTTAGGGGAATGGCCCTGCCGCGTCTTATGGTAACGTCGGCGGTTATGACCATTTTGGCCTCTGCGTCCTCTATCCTGTGGCGGAGGGCAGATGCACTGAAGCCGGCGTAAACTACCGAGTGAATCGCCCCTATTCGGGCGCACGCAAGCATTGCAGCTACTTGTTCTATTACGAGGGGCATGTAGATTACTACCCTGTCTCCCTTCTTTATGCCTGCCCTTTTCAGGGCGTTTGCGAGTTTGTTAACGAGCCTGTAGAGCTCTCCGTAGGTAACAACTTTCTCGTTTCCCAGCTCGTCTTCCCAGAAGAAGGCTACCTTGTTCCTCTTGTCCCCCTTGACGTGGCGGTCGAGGGCGTTAACCGTTATGTTGGTTTTGCCCCCTACGAACCATTTGGCGTAAGGGTAGTTCCACTCTAAAACTTTTTCCCACTTCTTGAACCAGATTAGCTGCTGGGCCACTTCCTCCCAGAACTTTTCAGGGTTTTCGAGAAAACGCTTGTACTCGGCTTCGTAGTCTTTTACGTTTGCGTTTTTGACGAACTCCTCCGGCGGGGGAATTACGAGCTCTTTTTTTAGGAGGTGGTCGAGCTGTTCTTTGGACATGGCGGCCTCCCTGAAAGCGGGTTTGTTATAGAGTTTACAACAACTCCTTCCTTTACTCCGGAAGGAGAAGGCGGCGAAGCTCTCTGATTTTGTCCCTAAGCTCGGCCGCCCGCTCAAACTCCCAGTTCTTGGCCGCCTCTTTCATCTCCTTTTCCAGTTTCTCTATGAGCTCGAAGAGCTCCTCTTCGTTTTTGGGAACTTCCTCTATCCCTTTTCTCTTTATCCTTTCGAGTGCAGATAGGCCGGCGTCTTCCAGGATTGAGGGTTCGAGCTCCCTTTTTACCGTTTGGGGGGTTATGTTGTGTTCTCTGTTGTACGCCTCCTGGATTTTTCTGCGCCTTTGGGTCTCTTCGATTGCCCTCTTCATTGATGGGGTTACGCGGTCGGCAAAGAGGATAACTTTACCGTTTACGTTCCTTGCGGCCCTCCCCATCGTTTGAATCAGGGAGGTTGTGGACCTTAAAAAACCCTCCTTGTCGGCGTCCAGTATGGCAACCAGCGAAACTTCCGGGAGGTCGAGCCCCTCCCTGAGGAGGTTAACGCCCACCAGCACGTCGAACTCTCCCTGGCGGAGCCCTCTGATTATCTCCACCCGCTCCACCGAATCTATTTCGGAGTGGAGGTACTTGGCTTTTACCCCCTTTTCGAGCAGGTAGTTGGTGAGCTCTTCGGCGCTTTTCTTCGTTAGAGTTGTGATTAGAACCCTCTCGTTCCTCTTTACCCTCTCTCTGATTTGGGAGAGGAGGTAGTCTATCTGACCTTGGGTGGGCCTTACCTCCACTTCCGGGTCGAGGAGGCCTGTGGGCCTTATTATCTGCTCTACAACTCTTTCGGAGACTTCGAGTTCGAAGGGACCCGGGGTTGCCGAGACGAAGATGGCCTGGGGCACCCTTTTGAGGAACTCCTCAAAGGTTAGGGGCCGGTTGTCGTAGGCCGATGGGAGCCTGAAGCCGTGCTCTACGAGGTTGAACTTCCGGGCCCTGTCTCCTCTGTACATCGCTTTTATCTGGGGGATTGTAACGTGGGACTCGTCTACGATTACGAGGAAGTCGTCAGGGAAGTAGTCGAGGAGTGTAAACGGCGGCTCTCCCGGCTTCCTTCCCTCAAGGTGGCGGGAGTAGTTTTCGATTCCCTTGCAGTGGCCTATCTCGAGCAGGAGCTCCATGTCGTAGCGGGTTCGCTGCTCCAGCCTCCTCGCCTCTAACTCTTTCCCTTGGCTGAGGAAGTACTGCAGGCGCTCTTGAAGCTCTTCCTCTATGGACCGGACGGCCCTTACTATTCGGGAGTGGGGGGTTGCATAGTGGGAGGCCGGGTAAACGGTATAGGTGTTTAGCTCTTTAACCGTTTCGTGGTTGAAGTAGGTCAGCATGGTTATGGAGTCGACTTCGTCGCCGAAGAGCTCAACCCTTATGAAGTGTTCTTCGGTGTCTGCAGGGTAGATGTCTATTACGTCGCCGCGGACTTTGAAGATTCCGGGCCTTACTTCAAAGTCGTTCCTCTCGTAGCCGAGGCTGACCAGTTTTCTTATGACTTCTTCCCTCTCTACAATCTCTCCCACC is a window of Thermovibrio ammonificans HB-1 DNA encoding:
- the acs gene encoding acetate--CoA ligase translates to MSKEQLDHLLKKELVIPPPEEFVKNANVKDYEAEYKRFLENPEKFWEEVAQQLIWFKKWEKVLEWNYPYAKWFVGGKTNITVNALDRHVKGDKRNKVAFFWEDELGNEKVVTYGELYRLVNKLANALKRAGIKKGDRVVIYMPLVIEQVAAMLACARIGAIHSVVYAGFSASALRHRIEDAEAKMVITADVTIRRGRAIPLKQIVDQAILDLPTVEKVVVLRRLRPLVDLIGEKEVDFYSFIENEPDYCEPEEMDAEDPLFILYTSGSTGKPKGVLHTTGGYMVGTYYSVKTVFDLKEDDVYWCTADPGWITGHSYIVYGPLVAGATQVIAEGAPNYPDFGRWWRIVEKYGVNIFYTAPTAIRMFMRAGEEWPNKYDLSSLRLLGSVGEPINPEAWLWYYRVIGKERCPIVDTWWQTETGAVMITTIDGLPMKPGKAGKPVPGVIADVVDKEGNPVEPEKGGFLVIKFPWPSMMRTIWKNPQRYEQYWNTIPNCYTAGDVAVKDKDGYIMILGRADDVINVSGHRIGTMEVESALVSHPAVAEAAVIGKPDPVKGEAIKAFVILKAGVEPSDKLVEDLKYHVKMELGALAVPSEIEFVEKLPKTRSGKIMRRVLKARELGIDPGDLSTLED
- the uvrB gene encoding excinuclease ABC subunit UvrB gives rise to the protein MERRFKVVSPFKPRGDQPKAIKALSEGVKEGLKYQTLLGITGSGKTYTIAKVIEEVQKPTLVISHNKVLAAQLYHELKNFFPENAVEYFISYYDYYQPEAYIPSRDLYIEKDCSINPVIERMRHSATVSLLTRPDTIVVASVSCIYGLGSPEHYKKLALRFEVGEIVEREEVIRKLVSLGYERNDFEVRPGIFKVRGDVIDIYPADTEEHFIRVELFGDEVDSITMLTYFNHETVKELNTYTVYPASHYATPHSRIVRAVRSIEEELQERLQYFLSQGKELEARRLEQRTRYDMELLLEIGHCKGIENYSRHLEGRKPGEPPFTLLDYFPDDFLVIVDESHVTIPQIKAMYRGDRARKFNLVEHGFRLPSAYDNRPLTFEEFLKRVPQAIFVSATPGPFELEVSERVVEQIIRPTGLLDPEVEVRPTQGQIDYLLSQIRERVKRNERVLITTLTKKSAEELTNYLLEKGVKAKYLHSEIDSVERVEIIRGLRQGEFDVLVGVNLLREGLDLPEVSLVAILDADKEGFLRSTTSLIQTMGRAARNVNGKVILFADRVTPSMKRAIEETQRRRKIQEAYNREHNITPQTVKRELEPSILEDAGLSALERIKRKGIEEVPKNEEELFELIEKLEKEMKEAAKNWEFERAAELRDKIRELRRLLLPE